From Etheostoma spectabile isolate EspeVRDwgs_2016 chromosome 19, UIUC_Espe_1.0, whole genome shotgun sequence, the proteins below share one genomic window:
- the irs4b gene encoding LOW QUALITY PROTEIN: insulin receptor substrate 2-B (The sequence of the model RefSeq protein was modified relative to this genomic sequence to represent the inferred CDS: deleted 2 bases in 1 codon) has translation MLMVETQQRDVGTKSATANGDGSVGEPPSPLINIGGGGGGSGGGGSRFHQHLPPSNLLHHHHHPPKEQQQHHHYQLAPQHLTGENLAESPGRKASSSSLSQVQTAEDPAAAGSSSSSHVYAAVSVANTSDVVDDIRKCGYLRKQKHGHKRFFVLRAASHLGPSRLEYYDSEKKFRNSLRSAAAAASGGTVAPSPPKRVIYLYQCFTVNKRADSKNKHLIALYTKDEYFAIVAENEQEQEDWYVAVSELMSEGKKGHVDSDDLDDGYGTVTPGTVFKEVWQVNVKPKGLGQTKNLTGVYRLCLSTKTIHLVKLNSETPCVNLQLMNIRRCGHSESFFFIEVGRSSSIGPGEIWMQVDDSVVAQNMHETILETMKALKAFAEFRPRSKSQSSGSNPMPFITTRRHLGNLPPSQTGLQRRSRTESVVGTPPSSKSSGASGYRFRTSSEGEGTMNRPFRSATGSLVHLNSARAHHGRQDGGGSGSGSGVATGNAGTSTSGGRYIRAIPGTSATYHARSASLPVSHFPSTTSPVSVSSSSGHGSVSDTLTRPSSASICGSPSDGGFNSSDEYGSSPGDFRYFRVRSNTPDSLGNTPPIREENCLNDYMAMGWNREVFGTSGGSGNNSGGDTPRDESMLTTEDDRFSSSSLRKRTQSFSRPPGGATGGSGVAVYQKMTQTNFSLDEGSDIVLPFGSGLLRGGPSSSSSSLRSDYSSCSEHSQQSRPSTLSQTQSSCERPPLSSSSSAKEDSGYMPMMCGVAASPHDTPPDYMPMQPSSCSPQFHSPALGSRSARHHQLQPQSSADSHGYMMMLPGDGGSSSSPGQASPSPHSNSGMAGASGSDSIAERPQNGEYMDMSYCSSAGRKLSNEASSGYYTSGTPEGSTKSYSPYFSLPRSYKAPTRERDEKEYGEYVPMSSPAKPVYSSVATASMSTPEKRGGGGSSTSTPSHPPPPYGAHHTTAAMADRRAARPNRLPLGRRSFQGPLRVSEPSATSAGSSVPSTVSSSEGPSSPGEYINIEFGDHYPHQQQPPAYPLSAQDEAPSLESSEHRQSPHQDYMSVEVAAEQQDSTGCLGKKQSPRASLVAPWNPPSYIRPLANNPGALASPGVPTGGPWRSMGDDYTDMTFNLSRGESPTSMLQHLCVIEGRYGHAXXXASPSSISPPLPPPSPGRASTQQLEPKVVRADPQGRRRHSSETFSSSNSTPSGGGLAPSSSAAHPAAPNDSYLMEGQASRWASSASFDSTWVSMEGLWDLPAPHAPVRAMEMGAGSGTPASPSSSSSGAGAGRMCRNMSVGYQNGLNYIALELREDGSNTGAMVSGVGSNNGSSVAVGTVPLPENGAYASIDFTKSDGVTTTTKD, from the exons ATGTTGATGGTGGAGACGCAGCAGAGGGACGTGGGGACGAAATCCGCCACTGCTAACGGAGACGGCTCGGTCGGGGAACCCCCTTCCCCGTTAATTAACATCggcggaggaggaggcggcAGCGGCGGCGGTGGCTCTCGCTTCCATCAACATTTGCCGCCCTCcaacctcctccaccaccaccaccacccaccaAAGGAGCAACAGCAGCACCATCACTACCAGCTGGCTCCGCAGCATCTTACCGGAGAAAACCTCGCAGAGTCCCCGGGCAGGAAAGCCTCCTCCTCGTCTCTCAGCCAGGTACAAACCGCCGAGGACCCCGCCGctgcaggcagcagcagcagcagccatgtATACGCGGCTGTGAGCGTCGCTAATACCTCTGACGTTGTGGACGATATTCGGAAATGTGGCTATTTAAGAAAGCAAAAACACGGACACAAGAGGTTTTTTGTGCTTCGGGCTGCCAGCCACCTCGGGCCGAGCCGCCTGGAGTACTACGACAGCGagaagaaattcaggaacagcCTGCGCTCTGCCGCGGCCGCCGCCAGCGGCGGGACGGTCGCCCCTTCTCCCCCGAAAAGGGTTATTTACCTCTACCAGTGCTTCACGGTAAACAAAAGGGCGGATTCCAAAAACAAACACCTCATTGCCCTTTACACTAAGGACGAGTACTTTGCCATTGTGGCGGAAAACGAGCAGGAGCAAGAGGACTGGTACGTAGCTGTCAGCGAGTTGATGAGTGAGGGCAAAAAAGGGCACGTGGACTCTGATGATTTAGATGATGGCTATGGTACAGTCACCCCTGGTACTGTGTTCAAAGAGGTGTGGCAAGTGAATGTGAAACCTAAAGGACTGGGTCAAACTAAAAACCTCACAGGTGTGTACCGGCTTTGCCTCTCAACTAAAACCATTCACCTCGTAAAGCTGAACTCTGAAACCCCCTGTGTTAACCTTCAGCTGATGAACATCAGACGGTGTGGACATTCAGAAAGCTTCTTTTTCATTGAGGTGGGTCGCTCCTCCTCTATTGGGCCCGGGGAAATATGGATGCAGGTGGATGATTCTGTTGTGGCCCAAAACATGCACGAAACCATCTTGGAGACGATGAAAGCCCTGAAGGCTTTTGCAGAGTTTCGGCCCAGGAGTAAGAGCCAGTCGTCGGGCTCCAACCCCATGCCGTTCATCACAACACGGCGCCACCTGGGCAACCTGCCCCCGAGCCAGACGGGACTGCAGAGGCGGTCGAGGACAGAGTCAGTCGTGGGCACGCCGCCGTCAAGTAAGAGCTCCGGGGCTAGTGGGTATCGCTTCCGCACCTCCAGTGAGGGCGAGGGGACAATGAACCGGCCGTTCCGCTCTGCCACAGGAAGTCTGGTGCACTTGAACTCCGCACGGGCTCACCACGGCCGTCAGGACGGGGGTGGCAGCGGCAGTGGGAGTGGCGTCGCCACAGGAAACGCTGGCACGAGCACAAGCGGCGGGCGCTACATCAGAGCCATCCCGGGGACGTCGGCCACCTACCACGCCCGCTCTGCCTCGCTGCCGGTCTCCCATTTCCCCTCCACCACCAGCCCGGTGAGCGTCTCCTCCAGCAGCGGCCACGGCTCCGTCTCCGACACGCTCACCCGCCCTTCGAGCGCCTCGATATGCGGCTCCCCGTCCGACGGGGGCTTCAACTCTTCAGACGAGTATGGCTCCAGTCCTGGTGACTTCCGGTACTTCCGGGTGCGGAGCAACACGCCAGACTCGCTGGGCAACACGCCACCAATCAGAGAAGAGAACTGTTTGAATGATTACATGGCCATGGGCTGGAACCGGGAGGTCTTCGGCACCAGCGGGGGCTCTGGAAACAACAGCGGAGGGGACACGCCACGGGACGAGAGCATGTTGACAACAGAAGACGACCGCTTTTCTTCATCATCACTGAGGAAGAGGACACAATCTTTCTCCAGACCACCTGGTGGTGCAACTGGTGGCTCTGGAGTGGCAGTTTACCAGAAAATGACCCAGACCAACTTCTCATTGGACGAGGGGTCGGATATTGTGTTACCTTTTGGCAGCGGGCTGCTCCGTGGTGGGCcctcgtcctcctcttcctcgctCCGCTCTGACTACAGCTCTTGCTCTGAGCACAGTCAACAGAGCCGTCCCTCTACGCTCTCCCAGACCCAGTCCAGCTGTGAGCGCCCTCccctttcctcttcttcctctgccaaGGAAGACAGCGGCTACATGCCCATGATGTGTGGCGTGGCTGCGTCGCCGCATGACACTCCTCCCGACTACATGCCTATGCAACCCAGCTCTTGCTCCCCTCAGTTTCACAGTCCAGCTTTAGGGTCCCGTTCCGCCCGTCACCACCAGCTCCAGCCCCAATCCTCCGCAGACTCCCACGGCTACATGATGATGCTCCCAGGGGATGGTGGCAGCTCCTCGTCCCCAGGGCAGGCCTCCCCCAGCCCGCATAGCAACTCCGGCATGGCAGGGGCCAGCGGGAGCGACAGCATAGCAGAGAGACCCCAGAATGGTGAATATATGGACATGTCATACTGCAGCAGTGCGGGGCGCAAGCTCTCAAACGAAGCGAGCAGTGGGTATTACACGTCGGGCACGCCGGAGGGCTCCACAAAGTCTTACAGCCCTTATTTTTCCCTCCCTCGCTCCTACAAGGCTCCCACTCGAGAGAGGGATGAGAAAGAGTACGGGGAGTACGTTCCTATGAGTTCTCCTGCCAAGCCAGTATACTCATCTGTTGCCACAGCGTCCATGTCGACGCCAGAGAAGAGGGGTGGAGGAGGTAGTAGCACCTCCACCCCCTCTCACCCACCCCCGCCTTATGGAGCTCACCATACAACCGCAGCCATGGCGGACCGACGCGCCGCGAGGCCCAACCGCCTCCCTTTAGGCAGAAGAAGTTTCCAAGGTCCGCTGCGGGTTAGTGAGCCCTCCGCAACGTCTGCAGGCTCCTCAGTCCCCTCGACTGTAAGCTCATCTGAAGGGCCCTCAAGTCCAGGGGAGTATATCAACATTGAGTTTGGGGATCACTACCCCCACCAACAACAGCCCCCCGCTTATCCTCTCTCTGCTCAAGACGAAGCGCCTTCCCTGGAATCCAGTGAACACCGTCAATCCCCTCACCAGGACTACATGAGTGTGGAGGTGGCGGCAGAGCAGCAGGACAGCACTGGATGTCTGGGTAAAAAACAGTCACCCAGAGCCAGCCTTGTTGCCCCCTGGAACCCACCCAGCTACATCCGACCCCTGGCTAACAATCCAGGGGCGCTGGCCTCCCCCGGAGTCCCCACCGGAGGTCCCTGGAGGTCGATGGGGGACGACTACACAGACATGACGTTTAACCTCAGCCGAGGCGAGAGCCCCACGTCCATGCTGCAGCATCTCTGTGTGATAGAGGGCCGTTACGGCCACGCTNNNNN NNNTGCCTCCCCCTCATCCatttctccccctctccctccaccGAGCCCAGGGAGGGCGTCGACGCAACAGCTGGAGCCCAAGGTGGTTCGGGCCGACCCCCAAGGCAGGCGGAGACACAGCTCGGAGACATTCTCCTCCTCTAACTCAACTCCCTCCGGAGGAGGACTCGCCCCCTCATCGTCAGCCGCACACCCCGCAGCCCCCAACGACTCCTACCTAATGGAGGGTCAGGCTTCCAGATGGGCCAGCTCGGCGTCTTTTGATAGTACGTGGGTGTCCATGGAGGGTCTCTGGGATTTGCCGGCTCCCCATGCTCCAGTAAGAGCCATGGAAATGGGCGCAGGCTCCGGGACGCCAGCGTCGCCGTCGTCCTCCTCCTCGGGGGCTGGAGCCGGCAGAATGTGCAGGAACATGTCTGTGGGCTACCAGAACGGCCTGAACTACATCGCCTTGGAGCTGAGGGAGGACGGGAGCAACACGGGAGCCATGGTGTCCGGAGTTGGCAGCAACAACGGGAGCTCGGTGGCGGTGGGGACGGTGCCTCTGCCGGAGAACGGAGCCTACGCCAGTATAGACTTCACCAAATCTGATGGAGTCACCACAACAACCAAGG ACTGA